Proteins encoded by one window of Thermococcus sp. Bubb.Bath:
- the albA gene encoding DNA-binding protein Alba, giving the protein MAEEHVVYIGKKPVMNYVLAVITQFNEGAKEVTVKARGRAISRAVDVAEIVRNRFLPEVRVKEIKIGTEELPTADGRTANTSTIEILLEKP; this is encoded by the coding sequence ATGGCTGAGGAGCACGTTGTCTACATTGGAAAGAAGCCGGTTATGAACTACGTCCTGGCCGTTATCACCCAGTTCAACGAGGGTGCCAAGGAGGTCACCGTGAAGGCTCGCGGTAGGGCTATCAGCAGGGCCGTTGACGTCGCTGAGATCGTCAGGAACAGGTTCCTCCCAGAGGTCAGGGTTAAGGAGATCAAGATCGGCACCGAGGAGCTTCCGACTGCCGACGGAAGAACCGCCAACACCTCGACCATTGAGATACTCCTTGAGAAGCCGTGA
- the purB gene encoding adenylosuccinate lyase, whose protein sequence is MAVHPIDYRYGSEEMRRIWDEENKLQKLLDVEAALARAHAKVGNIPKQSARVISEKANTKWVKLERVKEIEAEIHHDIMAVVKALSEVCGEHGKYVHLGATSNDIIDTANALLIRESLAIVERDLKELRSVLKKLAKEHKYTVCIGRTHGQHAVPTTYGMKFAIWLDEVQRHIDRLNQLKERVLVGQMSGAVGTMASFGEKGLEIQKLVMEDLGLKPVRISNQIIQRDVYAELMMVLALIASTLDKVALEIRNLQRTEILEVSEPFGKKQVGSSTMPHKRNPIGSEKVSGLARVLYSNVVPALLNNPLWHERDLTNSSVERVILPESFVLLDEMLKTTIKVLSGLEFFPENIKRNLYLTNNLIIAEPLMLKLTEKGMGRQEAHELVRQLAMKAFYEKGDLLEVVRKSEEAMKYLSEDDLESLKPENYIGLAPQIVDNVTAFIEEKER, encoded by the coding sequence ATGGCCGTTCATCCGATCGACTACCGCTACGGGAGCGAGGAGATGCGTCGGATATGGGACGAAGAGAACAAACTTCAGAAACTCCTCGACGTTGAGGCGGCCCTGGCTAGGGCGCACGCGAAGGTCGGCAACATCCCCAAGCAGAGTGCGCGCGTAATCTCAGAGAAAGCGAACACGAAGTGGGTGAAGCTTGAGAGGGTCAAGGAGATCGAGGCGGAGATACACCACGACATAATGGCCGTAGTCAAGGCGTTAAGCGAGGTCTGCGGCGAGCACGGGAAGTACGTTCACCTCGGTGCAACATCAAACGACATTATAGACACCGCTAACGCGCTCCTCATAAGGGAGAGTCTTGCGATAGTCGAGAGAGACCTTAAGGAGCTCCGCTCAGTCCTCAAGAAGCTCGCGAAGGAGCACAAGTACACCGTCTGCATCGGGAGGACGCACGGTCAGCACGCGGTACCAACAACCTACGGCATGAAGTTTGCGATATGGCTGGACGAGGTGCAGAGGCACATAGACAGGCTCAACCAGCTCAAGGAAAGGGTTCTCGTTGGCCAGATGAGCGGAGCGGTTGGAACAATGGCGAGCTTCGGGGAGAAGGGACTTGAAATACAGAAGTTAGTCATGGAAGACCTTGGCCTCAAACCGGTGAGAATAAGCAACCAGATAATACAGAGGGACGTTTATGCAGAGCTCATGATGGTTCTTGCCTTAATAGCCTCGACCCTCGACAAGGTCGCCCTGGAGATTAGAAACCTCCAGAGGACGGAAATCCTTGAGGTCAGCGAGCCCTTTGGTAAGAAGCAGGTGGGCTCGTCAACGATGCCTCATAAGAGGAACCCCATAGGGAGTGAGAAGGTAAGTGGCTTAGCGAGGGTTCTCTACTCCAACGTGGTTCCGGCTCTGCTGAACAACCCCCTCTGGCATGAGAGGGACCTCACAAACTCCTCGGTCGAGCGCGTAATCCTCCCCGAGAGCTTTGTCCTTCTCGACGAGATGTTGAAGACCACGATAAAGGTGCTCTCGGGCCTTGAGTTCTTCCCCGAGAACATTAAGAGGAACCTCTATTTGACAAACAACCTCATAATAGCCGAGCCGTTGATGCTGAAGCTGACGGAGAAGGGCATGGGAAGGCAGGAAGCGCACGAACTCGTTAGACAGCTTGCCATGAAGGCGTTCTACGAAAAGGGAGACCTGCTTGAGGTTGTTAGAAAA